From the genome of Pseudomonas helvetica:
TCGTTGTCATGGGGGGAGGGAGGGGGCGCGCAGAATCTTTAGCCAGCCGTTGCCGTGAGAGAAAAGGCTGGCTACTGATTGCTGACGGGTTCAGGGGGTTTCGCGCTTGTCCGGCGCAGTAAGGCCCGCCTGAATACGTTGGTAGATTTCTTCGCGATGCACGGCAACGTCTTTCGGGGCATTGATGCCGATTCTGACCTGCTGGCCGCTAACGCCCAGAATGGTGATGGTAATGTCATCACCGATGTTTATGCTTTCACCGACTTTGCGGGTGAGTATCAGCATGATCTTCTCCTTG
Proteins encoded in this window:
- the csrA gene encoding carbon storage regulator CsrA; translated protein: MLILTRKVGESINIGDDITITILGVSGQQVRIGINAPKDVAVHREEIYQRIQAGLTAPDKRETP